A stretch of the Streptomyces ortus genome encodes the following:
- a CDS encoding DUF2516 family protein, with protein MLLTAFGGLMWLLYTAMLVLAVVALVMAGLAREDAYRAANKQTKMFWLILLGLAVAVNLLVPMLFLQIAFLVATIVFFVDVRPALQQVSGGGRGGRRGGSSSDGPYGPYNGGR; from the coding sequence GTGCTCCTGACGGCATTCGGTGGCCTCATGTGGCTGCTCTACACCGCCATGCTGGTGCTCGCGGTGGTGGCGCTGGTCATGGCCGGACTGGCCCGCGAGGACGCCTACCGCGCCGCGAACAAGCAGACCAAGATGTTCTGGCTGATCCTTCTCGGCCTCGCGGTGGCCGTGAACCTGCTGGTGCCGATGCTCTTCCTGCAGATCGCGTTCCTCGTCGCCACGATCGTCTTCTTCGTGGACGTCCGGCCCGCTCTCCAGCAGGTCTCGGGCGGCGGCCGGGGTGGCCGCCGGGGCGGCAGCAGCAGCGACGGTCCGTACGGGCCGTACAACGGCGGTCGCTGA
- a CDS encoding helix-turn-helix domain-containing protein, protein MASLNVGNLGEYLRDQRRNAQLSLRQLAEAAGVSNPYLSQIERGLRKPSAEVLQQVAKALRISAETLYVRAGILDAERDRDEVETRAVILADPTLTERQKQVLLQIYESFRKENGFEIKAVEDALEASDVASVSDVSAVTRVTDGGDPAVDSARTADGSDAARKDPLDPLDPLHQHEPHNPHNPHDPKDQQSSAS, encoded by the coding sequence ATGGCATCGCTCAACGTCGGCAATCTTGGTGAGTATCTGCGGGACCAGCGGCGCAACGCGCAGCTGAGTCTGCGGCAGCTCGCCGAGGCCGCCGGGGTGTCCAATCCGTATCTGAGCCAGATCGAGCGCGGGCTGCGCAAGCCGAGCGCGGAGGTGTTGCAGCAGGTCGCCAAGGCCCTGCGGATCTCCGCCGAGACCTTGTACGTCCGGGCCGGGATCCTCGACGCCGAGCGTGACCGGGACGAGGTGGAGACGCGTGCGGTCATCCTCGCCGACCCGACGCTCACCGAGCGGCAGAAGCAGGTGCTGCTCCAGATCTACGAGTCCTTCCGCAAGGAGAACGGGTTCGAGATCAAGGCGGTCGAGGACGCTCTGGAGGCGTCGGACGTGGCGAGTGTGTCGGACGTGTCAGCCGTCACGCGCGTAACGGACGGCGGGGACCCCGCAGTCGACAGCGCTCGCACGGCCGACGGCAGCGATGCCGCCCGGAAGGACCCGCTCGACCCGCTCGACCCGCTGCATCAGCACGAACCGCACAACCCGCACAACCCGCACGACCCGAAGGACCAGCAGTCCTCCGCGAGCTGA
- a CDS encoding GNAT family N-acetyltransferase, translating to MRPDAWYLTEDVDEFLARAGGFLRSRPGLHVMPLTWTARLRARGAAAFGTEPPLFGLLEQAGEARAAFYRLPPRGLVPTPLTPEQADGLAAHLAALGHSLPAVSADDGTATLFAEAWQRHTGATPELRDLRLGLYRLGTLTPPDPHPAGRSRLLGEQDLDEVMYWCGEFARATGEDVTIDAASWAGTRYADKTYTLWETPDGTPVSVAGMNPVIGGQVQVDVVYTPAELRGHGYAGAVTAAVSRAALSAGAREVVLFTDWANPTSNALYQRLGYRLLTNWSAYDFTRSMKTPAGALPPTR from the coding sequence ATGCGACCCGACGCCTGGTACCTCACCGAAGATGTCGACGAGTTCCTTGCCCGAGCCGGTGGTTTCCTGCGGTCGCGGCCCGGGCTGCACGTCATGCCGTTGACGTGGACCGCGCGGCTGCGGGCCCGTGGGGCTGCGGCTTTCGGGACCGAGCCACCCCTCTTCGGCCTGCTGGAGCAAGCCGGTGAGGCCCGCGCCGCCTTCTACCGTCTCCCGCCCCGCGGGCTGGTCCCCACCCCGCTCACACCCGAGCAGGCCGACGGCCTCGCCGCCCACCTGGCCGCCCTCGGACACTCCCTCCCCGCCGTCAGCGCGGACGACGGCACCGCCACCCTGTTCGCCGAGGCATGGCAGCGGCACACGGGCGCGACACCGGAGCTCCGTGACCTCCGGCTCGGGCTGTACCGCCTCGGCACGCTCACCCCGCCCGATCCGCACCCGGCGGGCCGGAGCCGTCTGCTGGGCGAGCAGGACCTCGACGAGGTCATGTACTGGTGCGGCGAGTTCGCCCGGGCCACCGGGGAGGACGTCACCATCGACGCCGCCTCCTGGGCCGGCACCCGCTACGCCGACAAGACCTACACGCTCTGGGAGACCCCGGACGGCACCCCCGTCTCCGTCGCGGGCATGAACCCCGTGATCGGCGGCCAGGTGCAGGTGGACGTCGTCTACACCCCGGCCGAGCTGCGCGGCCACGGGTACGCGGGTGCCGTCACGGCGGCGGTGAGCCGGGCCGCACTGTCCGCGGGCGCACGGGAGGTCGTCCTGTTCACGGACTGGGCCAACCCCACCAGCAACGCCCTCTACCAGCGTCTCGGCTACCGCCTGCTCACCAACTGGTCGGCGTACGACTTCACGAGGAGCATGAAGACACCGGCGGGTGCGCTGCCGCCTACCAGATGA
- a CDS encoding nitroreductase/quinone reductase family protein translates to MPNDFNQQIIEEFRANAGEVGGPFEGARLILLTTTGARSGERHTTPVAYYADGDGDVLVIASAGGAPKHPDWFRNLVAHPQVTVESGVFTYEATAEVLEGTARDDAFARAVEADPGWADYQARTSRVIPVVVLHQMPSDGPPNVSASSMGQYVRLIHDAFRRELALIRKEIGNAGPALGAQLRINCLTFCQGLHNHHTGEDIGMFPFLADSHPDLAPVLDRLREEHERIAELTAELKQVIGADPAAATGPADPASPQRVREEVERLTAALEAHLTYEEEQLIPVLDAPPRPARPAGSTGATGATEATGPAGSAR, encoded by the coding sequence ATGCCCAACGACTTCAACCAGCAGATCATCGAAGAATTCCGCGCCAACGCCGGGGAGGTCGGCGGCCCCTTCGAGGGCGCCCGGCTCATCCTCCTGACCACCACGGGAGCCCGTAGCGGGGAGCGGCACACCACCCCGGTCGCCTACTACGCCGACGGGGACGGAGACGTGCTGGTCATCGCCTCGGCCGGCGGCGCTCCGAAGCATCCCGACTGGTTCCGTAACCTCGTCGCGCATCCTCAAGTGACCGTCGAGAGCGGGGTGTTCACATACGAGGCCACCGCGGAGGTCCTGGAGGGCACGGCACGTGACGACGCGTTCGCCCGGGCGGTCGAGGCCGACCCCGGTTGGGCCGACTACCAGGCCAGGACCAGCCGGGTGATCCCGGTGGTCGTCCTCCACCAGATGCCGAGCGACGGCCCGCCGAACGTCAGCGCCTCCTCGATGGGCCAGTACGTGCGACTGATCCACGACGCCTTCCGTCGCGAACTCGCCCTGATCCGCAAGGAGATCGGCAACGCGGGCCCCGCACTCGGCGCCCAGCTCCGGATCAACTGCCTGACGTTCTGCCAGGGCCTGCACAACCACCACACCGGTGAGGACATCGGCATGTTCCCGTTCCTCGCCGACAGCCACCCGGACCTCGCCCCGGTCCTCGACCGTCTGCGCGAGGAACACGAGCGGATCGCCGAACTGACGGCGGAGTTGAAGCAGGTCATCGGCGCGGACCCGGCGGCGGCCACGGGCCCGGCGGACCCAGCGAGCCCTCAGCGCGTACGCGAGGAGGTCGAGCGTCTCACCGCGGCGCTGGAGGCTCATCTGACGTACGAGGAGGAGCAGTTGATTCCCGTACTGGACGCGCCGCCACGACCGGCACGACCGGCAGGGTCGACAGGAGCGACAGGGGCGACAGAGGCGACAGGGCCAGCAGGGTCGGCCCGCTGA
- a CDS encoding HelD family protein: MVDGAQEHVVTGEDVSASGADAEVLGYALRSRAKEMRELPAGPLFFGRLDFRTDPAGGDHAGQSYHIGRRRISEHPAATPLVVDWRAPVSRAFYQASARRPQGVDVRRRFGWAPGSRGDSSDLTGLEDECLAGLEPESKHAAGLEGEYLAGLDGEYLDDARPEASGQESRILAGEIERPRVGPMRDIAATIQPDQDDLVRAGLAVSVCVQGAPGTGKTAVGLHRAAYLLYTHPQRIRRGGLLILGPNPTFLSYISEVLPALGETGVRQSTVGDEIGRHPVRAEDDEDTAVVKHDARMARVLRRALYARVDPAGAEGLGGLAVPDGSYHWRVSAGALARIVAGVRTEEPPYAVGRERVRTRIVRHVQAQAERRAGVQSSAWLQKISRARPIGAYVDAVWPKVRPEEVVAELLGDPDALAAAADGVLDAEEQKAILWARSPRSPQSRRSPRSWKSARWSTADLVLLDEVAGLVEHPDGYSHVVIDEAQDLSPMECRAIGRRAAFGSVTVLGDLAQGTTPWAAREWGELLAHLGKPEASVVPLTTGFRVPEAVVELANRVLARLDVGVPPGRSLRKDGELRIRPTDPSDVLRETAGCVRRALTFEGSIGVVTVDADVVRVREALAAAGIEAADVDQLGARVVVLGARVAKGLEYDHVVAVEPAAIAEGHGGGSGGGAEVAEGDAGRGLRRLYVVLTRAVSRLDVVHARPLPFE, encoded by the coding sequence ATGGTCGACGGCGCCCAGGAACACGTCGTCACCGGAGAGGACGTATCCGCGTCCGGCGCCGATGCCGAAGTGCTCGGGTACGCGCTCCGCAGCCGCGCGAAGGAGATGCGGGAACTGCCCGCGGGGCCGCTGTTCTTCGGCCGGCTGGACTTCCGTACGGACCCGGCGGGCGGTGACCACGCCGGGCAGAGCTATCACATCGGCCGGCGCCGGATCAGCGAGCATCCCGCGGCCACGCCCCTCGTCGTCGACTGGCGCGCCCCCGTCTCCCGCGCCTTCTACCAGGCGAGCGCCCGCCGTCCCCAGGGTGTGGACGTACGGCGGCGGTTCGGCTGGGCGCCGGGCAGCCGGGGGGACTCGTCCGACCTCACGGGACTTGAGGACGAGTGTCTGGCGGGACTTGAGCCCGAGAGCAAGCATGCGGCGGGACTTGAGGGCGAGTATCTGGCGGGACTTGACGGCGAGTACCTGGACGATGCGCGCCCGGAAGCCTCCGGCCAGGAGAGCCGCATCCTCGCCGGCGAGATCGAGCGCCCCCGCGTCGGCCCGATGCGCGACATCGCCGCGACCATCCAGCCGGACCAGGACGACCTCGTACGGGCCGGTCTCGCCGTCTCCGTCTGTGTGCAGGGCGCCCCCGGCACCGGTAAGACGGCCGTCGGGCTGCACCGCGCCGCGTACCTGCTCTACACCCATCCGCAGCGCATCCGGCGCGGCGGACTGCTGATCCTCGGGCCGAACCCCACCTTCCTCTCCTACATCTCGGAGGTGCTGCCCGCGCTCGGTGAGACCGGTGTGCGGCAGTCGACGGTCGGGGACGAGATCGGCCGGCACCCGGTCCGGGCCGAGGACGACGAGGACACCGCCGTCGTCAAGCACGACGCCCGCATGGCGCGGGTACTGCGGCGCGCCCTGTACGCCCGGGTGGACCCGGCGGGGGCCGAGGGCCTTGGTGGCCTCGCCGTGCCCGACGGTTCGTACCACTGGCGGGTGTCCGCCGGCGCACTCGCACGGATCGTCGCGGGCGTCCGGACCGAGGAGCCGCCGTACGCCGTCGGACGTGAGCGCGTACGGACCCGGATCGTCCGCCACGTACAGGCGCAGGCTGAACGGCGGGCCGGGGTCCAGTCCAGTGCCTGGCTGCAGAAGATCTCGCGGGCGCGGCCCATCGGCGCGTACGTCGACGCGGTGTGGCCCAAAGTGCGGCCGGAGGAGGTCGTCGCGGAACTGCTCGGCGATCCGGACGCACTGGCCGCCGCGGCGGACGGGGTGCTGGACGCGGAGGAGCAGAAGGCGATCCTGTGGGCCCGGTCGCCCCGGTCGCCCCAGTCACGGCGGTCGCCCCGGTCGTGGAAGTCCGCCCGCTGGTCCACGGCCGATCTGGTCCTGCTCGACGAGGTCGCGGGCCTGGTCGAACACCCCGACGGCTACAGCCACGTGGTCATCGACGAAGCCCAGGACCTGTCGCCGATGGAGTGCCGGGCGATCGGCCGGAGAGCCGCCTTCGGGTCGGTCACGGTCCTCGGCGACCTCGCCCAGGGGACCACGCCGTGGGCCGCGCGGGAGTGGGGCGAACTGCTCGCGCACCTGGGTAAGCCCGAGGCGTCCGTGGTGCCGTTGACCACCGGGTTCCGGGTGCCCGAGGCGGTCGTCGAACTGGCGAACCGCGTGCTGGCCCGGCTCGACGTAGGAGTGCCTCCGGGCCGGTCCCTGCGCAAGGACGGCGAGCTGCGGATCCGCCCGACGGACCCCTCGGACGTACTGCGGGAGACGGCCGGGTGCGTCCGCCGCGCGCTCACGTTCGAGGGGTCCATCGGGGTGGTCACCGTCGACGCCGACGTCGTACGGGTTCGGGAGGCGCTGGCCGCCGCCGGGATCGAGGCGGCCGACGTTGACCAACTGGGCGCCCGAGTAGTGGTGTTGGGGGCCCGTGTCGCGAAAGGGCTCGAATACGACCACGTCGTGGCCGTGGAGCCGGCCGCGATCGCGGAGGGCCACGGGGGAGGGAGCGGGGGAGGGGCGGAGGTGGCGGAGGGGGATGCGGGGCGGGGGTTGCGGCGGTTGTACGTCGTGCTGACGCGGGCCGTGTCCAGGCTGGACGTCGTGCACGCGCGGCCACTGCCGTTCGAGTGA
- a CDS encoding TetR/AcrR family transcriptional regulator produces MGLRERKKLRMYQDVSDIAIALFLEKGFERVSVAEVAAAAEISKPTLFRYFSSKEDLVLHRFADHQAEAARVVGERGPGQSATDALRLHFLAGIERSDPVTGVNADPQVLAFHRLLYGTPSLVARLYEYLERSEDALAAALGGDLEARLAAGQIIAVQRILAMDNWRRIAGGADIAKVRQDAVVAAEGAFARLSAGLPAYEME; encoded by the coding sequence ATGGGACTGCGTGAGCGCAAGAAGCTGCGGATGTACCAGGACGTCTCCGACATCGCCATCGCGCTCTTCCTGGAGAAGGGGTTCGAGCGCGTCTCCGTCGCGGAGGTCGCCGCCGCGGCCGAGATCTCCAAGCCGACCCTCTTCCGGTACTTCTCCTCCAAGGAGGACCTCGTCCTGCATCGGTTCGCCGATCATCAGGCCGAGGCTGCGCGAGTGGTCGGCGAACGGGGGCCGGGGCAGTCCGCGACGGACGCCCTGCGGCTGCACTTCCTGGCCGGGATCGAACGGAGCGACCCGGTGACCGGGGTCAACGCCGATCCCCAGGTCCTCGCCTTCCACCGGCTGCTGTACGGGACTCCGTCGCTCGTGGCCCGGCTGTACGAGTACCTGGAGCGTTCCGAGGACGCGCTGGCCGCCGCGCTCGGCGGCGACCTGGAGGCGCGGCTCGCCGCCGGGCAGATCATCGCCGTCCAGCGGATTCTCGCGATGGACAACTGGCGGCGGATCGCCGGGGGTGCGGACATCGCGAAGGTGCGGCAGGACGCCGTCGTGGCGGCCGAGGGCGCTTTCGCGAGGCTGTCGGCGGGTCTGCCCGCTTACGAGATGGAGTAA
- a CDS encoding aminoglycoside phosphotransferase family protein, which produces MSGGHHNQNYVLPLTEAMAQGVRREPGTKVTVRIRRPEVVPVVIRTWERESEILAAIGGVLPHVPQCLAQRPGSAVHSYVEGVPLSTVCPNGKPVDSMLIGALAELLAQMSQVRREALPSLPAGWPANDKDGQAFLRKLAHLADRQIRQPNWSAFGGLFAALGIPEDALVRLAERTPAMVRRPSSLCHADLHRDNVIVTYLGDPPLICVDWELATYGDPLHDLATHLVRMRYPDFQWDEVVESWAVAMQAARPMAANGLSKDLRHYVAFERAQSVYPDVMRAARSLEYSLDQNRLDQATASVTGALRAAAGPLRLRRVPDEAEVERVLVRWQASRHDRRPGGHSTNTVHSWTPDERVPERPDFPRSSVLDALIAEGAAPADRVFKGTVHLNSVVRVPGVDFPVMVRRKVASVCRRERGYLSEHVVLGAIERSGIAVTAPRVLALGESHTRDPFAIHTYEGAGDGSQPPSHPVNGLLPHEADGLVDQICALTRVDLPSVDPAATELAQEGYFYEWLRDQLVALVHSLPKESQQLARVLGLPDANRLGQILSRHQVTPRSPSLLHGDLNPWNLVRRDDAYALTIIDWEMALVGDPLYDMVRHMHLTPNRPEIRDRMFLRWSSALPATHTKDWKRDWHLYRWIENIRSAYVDLDRMVTGASLDAPNVSRAVNSYGMTLRAAKGSLGLPPHELSNPYLVRALPNGDHGITRQVGLSAGP; this is translated from the coding sequence ATGAGTGGCGGCCACCACAACCAAAATTATGTGCTGCCCCTGACTGAGGCGATGGCGCAGGGCGTGAGGCGTGAGCCGGGGACGAAAGTGACCGTCCGGATCCGTCGGCCCGAAGTCGTTCCGGTGGTCATCAGGACCTGGGAGCGGGAGTCGGAGATCCTTGCCGCCATCGGTGGCGTTTTGCCGCACGTACCGCAGTGTCTGGCCCAGCGGCCCGGTTCGGCCGTCCACAGCTATGTGGAAGGTGTCCCGCTCTCCACAGTGTGTCCGAACGGCAAGCCGGTCGACAGCATGCTGATCGGTGCTTTGGCTGAGCTGCTGGCGCAGATGTCCCAGGTACGCAGGGAAGCACTACCTTCACTGCCCGCTGGCTGGCCAGCCAATGACAAGGACGGTCAGGCTTTTCTGCGCAAGCTGGCGCATCTTGCCGACCGGCAGATCCGGCAGCCCAATTGGTCTGCCTTCGGAGGCCTGTTCGCCGCACTTGGCATCCCTGAGGACGCCCTGGTTCGCCTGGCGGAGCGCACCCCCGCCATGGTCCGTCGTCCTTCCAGCCTGTGCCACGCGGACCTCCACCGGGACAACGTGATCGTCACGTATCTGGGTGATCCGCCACTGATCTGTGTGGACTGGGAACTCGCGACCTACGGTGACCCCCTGCACGACCTGGCTACGCATCTGGTCCGTATGCGGTATCCGGATTTCCAGTGGGACGAGGTCGTCGAATCCTGGGCGGTGGCCATGCAGGCCGCCCGGCCCATGGCCGCGAACGGCCTCTCCAAAGACCTCCGCCACTACGTGGCTTTCGAACGCGCGCAATCCGTCTATCCGGATGTGATGCGGGCAGCGAGATCGCTGGAGTACTCGCTCGACCAGAACCGTCTGGACCAGGCCACCGCGTCGGTCACCGGGGCTCTCCGAGCCGCGGCCGGACCGCTCAGGCTCCGTCGCGTGCCGGACGAGGCGGAGGTCGAACGAGTTCTCGTCCGATGGCAGGCATCCCGACACGATCGTCGTCCGGGCGGCCACAGCACGAACACGGTCCACAGCTGGACGCCGGACGAACGAGTCCCCGAGCGCCCCGACTTTCCCCGTTCGTCCGTACTCGACGCCCTGATCGCCGAAGGCGCGGCACCGGCGGATCGTGTGTTCAAGGGGACGGTTCATCTCAACTCGGTGGTGCGGGTGCCGGGCGTCGATTTCCCGGTCATGGTGCGACGCAAGGTGGCGTCGGTCTGTCGCCGTGAACGCGGATACCTGAGCGAGCACGTCGTCCTCGGGGCCATCGAACGATCCGGGATCGCCGTGACGGCGCCAAGGGTCCTTGCTTTGGGCGAAAGCCATACCAGGGATCCTTTCGCCATCCATACCTATGAGGGTGCGGGTGACGGCAGCCAGCCGCCCAGCCACCCGGTGAACGGTCTCCTGCCTCACGAGGCGGACGGTCTCGTCGACCAGATCTGCGCGCTCACCAGGGTTGACCTGCCGTCGGTGGATCCGGCGGCCACGGAGTTGGCCCAGGAGGGGTACTTCTACGAGTGGCTCCGCGACCAACTCGTCGCTCTTGTACACAGCTTGCCCAAGGAGTCCCAGCAACTGGCGAGGGTACTGGGGCTGCCGGACGCGAACCGGTTGGGGCAGATCTTGTCCCGGCACCAGGTCACACCTCGTTCGCCATCTCTGCTGCACGGCGACCTGAACCCCTGGAATCTCGTGCGCCGGGACGACGCGTATGCGCTGACCATCATTGACTGGGAAATGGCGCTGGTCGGTGACCCTCTGTACGACATGGTCCGGCACATGCATCTCACACCGAACCGGCCCGAGATCCGCGACCGAATGTTTCTGCGCTGGAGCAGCGCGCTCCCCGCCACCCACACGAAGGACTGGAAGCGGGATTGGCATCTCTACCGCTGGATCGAGAACATCCGCTCCGCCTACGTGGATCTCGACCGCATGGTCACGGGTGCCAGCCTCGACGCCCCCAATGTCAGCCGTGCGGTGAACTCGTACGGGATGACGTTGCGGGCCGCGAAGGGCTCGCTCGGACTGCCCCCGCATGAACTGTCGAACCCCTACCTTGTCCGTGCGCTGCCGAATGGGGACCATGGCATCACCAGACAGGTGGGGTTGTCCGCCGGTCCTTGA
- a CDS encoding HAD family hydrolase encodes MTAETENLYSLIEQARFVLFDFDGPICRLFAGHSAEDVAKDLVRWLEQQGLRELLTEKERVHPDPMAVLYAVNRRHPHSDLVVELEDRLTQQELKAAPSAWPTEFADPLVRTWSAIGVRLAVATNNSPLTAAAYLEGRGLTDCFMPNIYGRTHDLEQLKPHPHCLNRAMNALGAAPRSTLMIGDAPSDHRAAERAGVQFLGYARNSQKEKLLRDAGAEHVVGSLELVLRALRGQA; translated from the coding sequence GTGACAGCAGAGACAGAGAACCTCTACTCGTTGATCGAGCAAGCCCGTTTCGTCCTTTTCGACTTCGACGGGCCGATCTGCCGGCTCTTCGCGGGGCACTCGGCGGAGGACGTGGCCAAGGACCTCGTGAGATGGCTCGAGCAGCAGGGCCTGCGTGAACTCCTCACAGAGAAGGAGCGTGTCCATCCCGACCCGATGGCGGTCCTGTACGCGGTCAACCGCCGTCATCCACACAGTGATCTCGTGGTCGAACTGGAGGACCGCCTCACCCAGCAGGAACTCAAAGCGGCGCCCTCCGCTTGGCCTACTGAATTCGCCGACCCGCTGGTCCGGACCTGGAGTGCGATCGGCGTGCGGTTGGCGGTGGCGACCAACAACTCACCCCTTACAGCGGCCGCTTATCTGGAAGGCCGGGGTCTGACCGACTGCTTCATGCCCAACATCTACGGACGCACGCACGACTTGGAGCAGCTCAAGCCGCACCCGCACTGCCTCAACCGGGCCATGAACGCCCTCGGTGCCGCCCCGCGGTCCACCCTCATGATCGGTGACGCACCCTCGGACCACCGGGCCGCGGAAAGGGCGGGCGTCCAGTTCCTCGGCTACGCGCGTAACAGTCAGAAAGAGAAACTGCTGCGGGATGCCGGAGCCGAGCACGTGGTGGGTTCGCTGGAGCTGGTGCTACGGGCCTTGAGGGGTCAGGCCTGA
- a CDS encoding GntR family transcriptional regulator: MVVTQENVAVNGSRRLSPQEIADILRDRIRAGDLRAGDRLPTQAELAEEFGVERGTVRQALRALQDDGLLSNVSKGSPPRIAEVTHPRDEPQPTMVALAPRLVEAFAAQHVRIDVVCHTAETLMLAIGDPVRRIHEGSLRPESLDVRILVPSREITLAFPVSVDSDADDDPVHQRWLDMRNAQGHVLRHNLRSLRSSHGIDVKVTFRALPFTPPVKLYLLNGQEALIGYYVLTRREEPYESQTLEMYDALGSESLLFSFLTRSGQRDAAFVEESQKWFDGLWETITTDLTLS; this comes from the coding sequence TTGGTCGTGACCCAGGAGAACGTGGCAGTGAACGGCAGCAGAAGGCTCTCGCCGCAGGAGATCGCCGACATCCTGCGGGACCGCATCCGCGCGGGCGACCTGCGCGCCGGCGACCGCCTGCCCACCCAGGCCGAGCTGGCCGAGGAGTTCGGCGTGGAGCGCGGCACGGTCCGCCAGGCCCTGCGCGCGCTCCAGGACGACGGCCTGCTCAGCAACGTCAGCAAGGGCAGCCCGCCCCGGATCGCCGAGGTCACCCACCCGCGGGACGAACCCCAGCCGACGATGGTCGCCCTCGCGCCGCGGCTGGTGGAGGCGTTCGCCGCGCAGCACGTACGGATCGACGTCGTCTGCCACACGGCGGAGACGCTGATGCTGGCCATCGGCGATCCGGTCCGCCGGATCCACGAGGGCAGCCTGCGCCCCGAGTCGCTCGACGTCCGCATCCTGGTGCCGTCCCGGGAGATCACCCTCGCCTTCCCCGTCTCCGTCGACAGCGACGCCGACGACGACCCGGTCCACCAGCGCTGGCTGGACATGCGCAACGCCCAGGGGCACGTCCTGCGGCACAACCTCCGCTCCCTGCGCTCCTCGCACGGCATCGACGTGAAGGTCACGTTCCGCGCGCTGCCGTTCACCCCGCCCGTGAAGCTCTACCTCCTCAACGGCCAGGAGGCGCTGATCGGTTACTACGTCCTGACCCGGCGGGAGGAGCCGTACGAGAGCCAGACCCTGGAGATGTACGACGCCCTCGGCTCCGAATCCCTCCTCTTCTCCTTCCTGACAAGGTCGGGCCAGCGCGACGCCGCGTTCGTGGAGGAGTCCCAGAAGTGGTTCGACGGGCTCTGGGAAACCATCACCACGGACCTGACACTCTCCTAG
- a CDS encoding winged helix-turn-helix domain-containing protein has translation MSHREVADALRSRIVSGELRAGERMPTQARLADEFGVERGTVRQALRILQSESLLANVSKGSPATVADGVEKGLTGPAAPPRTTMVALAPRITAAFSAPHVEVDALCLTAVSLTLAMGEPLRLIHEGRLKPARIDVRVLLPSRDIDLAFPSAVDATEDNERVQRRWLAQRNAQGQVLKHNLLALRATHGIDVHIMFRALPFTPPVKLYLLNEAEALFAYYTLSRRGAEIESEYLETYDAEGTQSTLFAFEQGEGLRATTFVEQSHLWFNALWETISSELVLTS, from the coding sequence ATGTCACACCGAGAGGTGGCCGACGCGCTGCGCAGCCGGATCGTGTCGGGCGAGCTGCGGGCGGGAGAACGCATGCCCACCCAGGCCAGGCTGGCCGACGAGTTCGGAGTCGAGCGCGGGACCGTACGGCAGGCGCTGCGCATCCTGCAGTCGGAGAGCCTGCTGGCCAATGTCTCCAAGGGGAGCCCGGCGACCGTCGCGGACGGCGTGGAGAAGGGCCTGACCGGGCCGGCGGCTCCACCGCGGACCACCATGGTGGCGCTGGCCCCGCGCATCACGGCCGCCTTCTCGGCACCCCACGTGGAAGTAGACGCTCTGTGTCTTACGGCTGTCTCCCTGACGCTCGCGATGGGCGAACCGCTGCGTCTCATCCACGAGGGCCGATTGAAACCGGCCAGGATCGACGTCCGCGTGCTCCTGCCGTCCCGTGACATCGACCTCGCCTTTCCGTCGGCGGTGGACGCGACGGAGGACAACGAGCGGGTGCAGCGGCGGTGGCTGGCCCAGCGCAACGCACAGGGCCAGGTCCTCAAGCACAACCTGCTGGCGTTGCGGGCGACGCACGGCATCGACGTACACATCATGTTCAGGGCCCTGCCGTTCACCCCGCCGGTGAAGTTGTACCTGCTCAACGAGGCGGAGGCGCTCTTCGCCTACTACACGCTGTCGCGGCGGGGGGCGGAGATCGAGAGTGAGTACCTGGAGACGTACGACGCCGAGGGGACCCAGTCGACGCTGTTCGCCTTCGAGCAGGGGGAGGGGCTGCGGGCCACGACGTTCGTGGAGCAGTCGCATCTGTGGTTCAACGCGCTGTGGGAGACCATCAGCTCGGAGCTGGTGCTCACGTCATAG